In Hyperolius riggenbachi isolate aHypRig1 chromosome 10, aHypRig1.pri, whole genome shotgun sequence, a genomic segment contains:
- the LOC137535941 gene encoding trypsin-like encodes MQVRLGGHNIATTEGTEQFINSAKVIRPASYNSRTIDNDIMLVKLASPATLNSYVKAVSLPTGCAAAGTSCLISGWGNTLSSGTNMPNQLQCLSAPILTSAQCSSAYPGQITSNMICVGYLEDGKDSCQGDSGGSVVCNGQLQGVVSWGTGCALRNYPGVYTRVSNYNSWISSTVAAN; translated from the exons ATGCAGGTGAGATTGGGAGGGCACAACATTGCCACCACCGAGGGCACCGAGCAGTTCATCAACTCCGCCAAGGTCATCAGACCTGCCAGCTACAACTCCAGAACCATTGACAATGACATCATGTTGGTCAAGCTGGCCTCTCCTGCCACCCTCAACTCCTACGTCAAGGCTGTGTCTCTGCCCACCGGCTGTGCTGCTGCCGGCACCAGCTGTCTGATCTCCGGATGGGGCAACACCCTGAGCAGTGGAA CTAACATGCCCAACCAGCTCCAGTGTCTGAGCGCTCCAATCCTGACCTCTGCCCAGTGTAGCAGCGCCTATCCCGGCCAGATCACCAGCAACATGATCTGTGTTGGCTATCTGGAGGACGGCAAGGATTCCTGCCAG GGTGACTCTGGTGGATCCGTGGTCTGCAACGGACAGCTCCAGGGTGTTGTCTCCTGGGGAACCGGCTGCGCTCTGAGGAACTACCCTGGTGTCTACACCAGGGTCTCCAACTACAACTCCTGGATCTCCAGCACTGTTGCTGCCAACTAA